The following are encoded in a window of Maylandia zebra isolate NMK-2024a linkage group LG5, Mzebra_GT3a, whole genome shotgun sequence genomic DNA:
- the LOC101478938 gene encoding T-complex protein 11-like protein 1 has protein sequence MPNQREGATDDSPADLPCLEKLDSPTGSPPTASLSSLMELENCVSNMSLAHEIVVNRDFCFKPRNPSTDSLEGRVTEIVHRAFWDSLQEQLNSDPPNYSHAVLLLQEVKTMLQSLLLPAHVRLRSQLDEVLDMDLIGQEVDHGALDLHRLAEFVINTMASLCAPVRDPEVRALRDLKEPVELLREIFRVLGLMKTDMVNFTIQSLRPHLMQQAIQYERAKFQQILDKQPDSLDNTTAWLQTAASEVVSPCEAQSDSPGPDSRGPFSPTAVLNRAYIRLLHWDPQDQKYPETILMDRARLDALGQRLQMLVLEASVLLLTNAQCGRVVFSLQGFVGKLRQSITALLEGSHTREADLKGALLGIGEIVLQQMSEALATQGGAALPEESQDLLKGQISELWKHNNPVCVLIGERVQGFLQDTLRGGPAKRSPELPAPLGLLSAELVELGTAFGRIVHFNQTVFGPFYAPILRKLLFQPVGAEAGEDSR, from the exons GGAGCCCACCCACTGCCTCATTATCCAGTCTAATGGAGCTGGAAAATTGTGTTTCCAACATGAGTCTTGCACATGAGATAGTGGTGAACAGAGACTTCTGCTTCAAACCCCGAAATCCTTCTACAGACAG CCTGGAGGGTAGAGTGACAGAAATCGTTCACCGGGCCTTTTGGGACAGTCTTCAGGAGCAGCTGAACAGCGATCCTCCAAACTACAGCCACGCTGTCCTTCTGCTGCAGGAAGTCAAAACT ATGCTTCAGTCCCTGCTCTTGCCTGCTCacgtcagactgaggtctcagCTTGACGAGGTGCTGGATATGGATCTGATTGGGCAGGAGGTCGACCACGGGGCTCTGGACCTCCACCGACTGGCGGAATTCGTTATCAACACCATGGCATCTTTATGTGCTCCGGTGCGCGACCCAGAAGTCAGAGCACTGCGGGATCTCAAGGAACCTGTGGAGCTCCTGAG GGAGATCTTCCGTGTCTTGGGTCTCATGAAGACCGACatggttaacttcaccattcaaaGCCTGAGGCCTCATCTCATGCAGCAGGCCATACAGTACGAGCGGGCGAAATTCCAGCAGATCCTGGACAAGCAGCCAG ATTCTTTGGACAATACCACTGCTTGGCTTCAGACAGCAGCGTCTGAGGTGGTGTCGCCGTGTGAGGCGCAGTCTGATTCTCCCGGTCCTGACAGCCGCGGTCCTTTCAGCCCCACCGCTGTCCTCAACCGGGCCTACATACGTCTTCTCCACTGGGACCCACAGGACCAGAAATACCCTGAG ACCATCCTGATGGATCGGGCCCGCCTGGATGCTCTTGGTCAGCGGCTCCAGATGTTGGTCCTGGAGGCGTCGGTGCTGCTCTTGACTAACGCTCAGTGCGGCCGCGTCGTTTTCTCCCTGCAGGGGTTTGTAGGTAAACTCAGGCAGTCCATCACTGCCCTGCTGGAGGGCAGTCACACAAG GGAAGCTGACCTGAAGGGGGCCTTGTTGGGGATTGGGGAGATAGTATTGCAGCAGATGTCTGAAGCGCTGGCTACTCAGGGAGGAGCAGCCCTGCCGGAGGAGAGCCAGGATCTGCTGAAGGGACAAATATCTGAGCTGTGGAAACACAACAACCCAGTCTGCGTGCTTATAG GAGAAAGGGTACAGGGTTTCCTCCAGGACACGCTGCGGGGCGGCCCTGCTAAAAGGAGTCCAGAGCTGCCTGCTCCCCTCGGGCTGCTGAGTGCTGAGCTAGTTGAGCTGGGGACGGCCTTTGGGCGAATCGTCCACTTCAACCAAACAGTCTTTGGTCCCTTCTATGCGCCCATCCTCAGGAAACTGCTGTTCCAGCCAGTAGGGGCCGAGGCTGGGGAGGACTCGCGCTAA